The sequence GGATACTTACAGCATGCCAACATGCTTTTTGTCAAACACTTTTTGTATGGTCTGTAGACTCACCTTTTATGGATGAAAATATTATAAAAAACATCTGCTATTCGATAGGTTCACATGACGCTGCTATCCCAGTAATCTATCAAAAGATCCATCCTTTACTTGCATGTTACAATAAAAGAATTAATGGTATTTTGGAAAATTTTTTATCAAAAGGCAACCTAAAAGTCCTTGATTTTCTTAAATCCATAGATGTATTCTACCTTAATGAAGAGATGTTATTACCCAAAGAAAACCTACGCACGATATTTGCAAATGTAAACACCAAAGAAGACCTTAATCTAACGATATCACAAGAACATTTCGAAAAAAACAACAGTTAAAAAGGGACCTCTAAAAAAATAGAA comes from Calditerrivibrio sp. and encodes:
- a CDS encoding molybdenum cofactor guanylyltransferase, with amino-acid sequence MRDFSIAILAGGQSRRFGSDKSFAKIGEKCFFQICYEKALNITDDIMIIAKDLSKYPDLKNLRKIKDSLTIQTPLVGILTACQHAFCQTLFVWSVDSPFMDENIIKNICYSIGSHDAAIPVIYQKIHPLLACYNKRINGILENFLSKGNLKVLDFLKSIDVFYLNEEMLLPKENLRTIFANVNTKEDLNLTISQEHFEKNNS